A portion of the Bacillus thuringiensis genome contains these proteins:
- a CDS encoding MDR family MFS transporter — METQPLKKDANKTKFVVAGLLLGILMAAMDNTIVATAMATIVGDLGGFDKFVWVTSAYMVATMAGMPIFGKLSDMYGRKRFYIGGLILFLFGSALCGTASSIEQLSIYRAIQGIGGGALMPIAFTIMYDIFPPEKRGKMTGLFGAVFGTSSVFGPLLGAYITDYISWHWVFYINIPLGLISFFFITKYYSESLEFRKQKIDWAGAITLVISIVCLMFALELGGKEYAWNSTVIIGLFTTVVITLIIFFFVERKATEPIISFHLFKKPLFAASQGVAFFYGAAFIICTVYIPIFIQGVLGGSASNAGLILTPMMVGSVIGSQTGGQLASRTSYRNIMMVSGVFFVLGIYSLSTLTMDTPRLLVTLFMILAGLGVGFSFSVLSMSSIHKLEMRDRGSATSTNSFFRSLGMTLGVTIFGTIQNHVFTDKLNSVFPPELAKLAPKGGDTSFLLSPDATAKIPDEILAGIKEALATSIANTFFWALIPAVLSVICILLMGNERLFTGPKKKEKQKQVS, encoded by the coding sequence TTGGAAACTCAACCATTAAAAAAAGACGCCAACAAGACAAAATTTGTTGTTGCTGGTTTACTGCTTGGTATATTAATGGCGGCAATGGATAATACAATCGTTGCAACCGCAATGGCAACAATCGTTGGAGACCTAGGAGGCTTTGATAAGTTTGTTTGGGTCACATCAGCTTATATGGTAGCAACAATGGCAGGGATGCCTATCTTCGGGAAACTTTCTGATATGTACGGGCGGAAACGTTTTTATATTGGGGGCCTCATTCTTTTCTTATTCGGTTCTGCGCTTTGCGGAACAGCTTCAAGTATTGAGCAATTAAGTATTTATAGAGCTATTCAAGGTATCGGTGGTGGTGCCCTTATGCCTATCGCCTTTACAATTATGTATGATATCTTCCCACCAGAAAAACGCGGAAAGATGACAGGGCTATTCGGTGCTGTTTTCGGGACATCTAGTGTATTCGGTCCTTTATTAGGTGCTTATATTACAGACTATATAAGTTGGCATTGGGTCTTCTATATCAATATTCCATTAGGACTTATCTCCTTTTTCTTCATTACTAAATACTACAGTGAGTCTCTAGAATTTAGAAAACAAAAAATTGATTGGGCTGGTGCTATTACACTTGTCATAAGTATCGTTTGCTTAATGTTCGCATTAGAACTTGGTGGTAAGGAATATGCCTGGAATTCCACTGTAATTATTGGCTTATTTACAACAGTAGTTATTACACTTATTATTTTCTTCTTTGTAGAACGAAAAGCAACCGAGCCTATTATTTCGTTCCATCTATTTAAAAAACCTTTATTCGCAGCTAGTCAAGGAGTTGCCTTTTTCTATGGTGCTGCTTTTATTATCTGTACAGTTTATATTCCAATCTTCATTCAAGGCGTTCTTGGAGGTTCGGCCTCTAATGCTGGATTAATTTTAACACCAATGATGGTTGGTTCTGTAATTGGAAGTCAAACAGGAGGACAATTAGCTTCTCGAACAAGCTATCGTAACATTATGATGGTATCTGGTGTCTTCTTCGTTCTTGGTATTTATTCATTAAGTACTTTAACAATGGACACACCTCGTTTACTCGTAACACTATTTATGATTCTCGCTGGGCTTGGTGTTGGCTTCTCATTCTCAGTATTAAGTATGTCTTCTATTCACAAGTTAGAAATGCGAGACCGCGGTTCGGCGACATCAACAAACTCATTCTTCCGATCACTCGGTATGACTCTTGGTGTAACGATTTTCGGTACAATTCAAAATCATGTTTTTACAGATAAACTAAACTCTGTGTTCCCCCCTGAACTAGCAAAATTAGCTCCAAAAGGTGGAGACACAAGCTTCTTATTATCACCAGACGCTACCGCAAAAATTCCTGATGAAATATTAGCTGGTATTAAAGAAGCTCTCGCTACATCTATTGCGAACACATTCTTCTGGGCACTCATCCCGGCTGTACTAAGTGTTATTTGTATTTTACTTATGGGAAATGAACGCCTCTTTACAGGCCCTAAAAAGAAAGAAAAACAAAAGCAAGTCAGTTAA
- a CDS encoding PadR family transcriptional regulator yields the protein MSMKLVILGLLLEGDKHPYEVQHIMKERQMDCYIKYAKGSLYYAFEQLEKQGAIHITNVIRDTNRPDKTIFHITEEGKKLFHTLLLKQFEAKNQIYKPIYSALSFAHFSNDHELVPILEKKKNDTLQYLHTMQTIYDCNKGKVSRAQLYILQSVIEHITVELQWLNTLLKDAIAGRLSEVAIDEN from the coding sequence ATGAGCATGAAATTAGTCATTCTCGGCTTGCTACTCGAAGGAGATAAACATCCATATGAAGTGCAGCATATTATGAAAGAACGACAAATGGATTGTTATATTAAATATGCTAAAGGATCACTTTATTACGCCTTCGAGCAATTAGAAAAGCAAGGCGCAATTCATATTACAAATGTAATTAGAGACACAAATCGACCTGACAAAACGATTTTTCATATAACAGAAGAAGGCAAAAAACTATTCCACACTTTACTATTAAAACAATTCGAAGCAAAAAACCAAATATATAAACCTATTTATTCAGCCTTATCTTTCGCTCACTTTAGCAATGATCACGAATTAGTTCCTATTTTAGAAAAAAAGAAAAACGATACTCTTCAATATTTACATACTATGCAAACGATATATGATTGTAATAAAGGAAAGGTTTCACGTGCACAACTATATATTTTACAAAGTGTAATTGAGCATATTACAGTTGAATTACAATGGCTAAACACCCTCCTTAAAGATGCTATAGCAGGCCGACTTTCAGAAGTTGCTATAGATGAAAATTGA